In Labrus bergylta chromosome 1, fLabBer1.1, whole genome shotgun sequence, one genomic interval encodes:
- the lbx1b gene encoding transcription factor LBX1b, with the protein MMTSKEVAKCDAVETRRRSPLDHLPPPANSNKPLTPFSIEDILNKPSVKRSYTICGTAHLISSSEKHRPSSIPLSSRALLTQTSPLCALEELASKTFKGLEVSVLQAAEGRDGMTLFGQRSTPKKRRKSRTAFTNHQIYELEKRFLYQKYLSPADRDQIAQQLGLTNAQVITWFQNRRAKLKRDLEEMKADVESAKAVGQVPLEKLAKLADLEKCANGTLGHPRGESPARGGQEHELAQKLRSSPLSPFSDHTTSKECSEDEDVEIDVDD; encoded by the exons ATGATGACATCCAAAGAAGTGGCCAAATGTGATGCAGTGGAAACCAGGAGGCGAAGCCCGCTGGACCACTTGCCGCCTCCTGCCAACTCCAACAAGCCGCTGACACCCTTCAGCATCGAGGACATTCTCAACAAACCGTCGGTGAAACGAAGTTACACAATCTGCGGCACCGCTCACCTCATCTCGTCCTCTGAGAAGCACCGTCCATCCAGCATCCCTCTGTCCAGCCGGGCTCTGCTCACCCAGACCTCCCCGCTCTGCGCGCTGGAGGAGCTGGCCAGCAAGACCTTCAAGGGGCTGGAAGTCAGCGTGTTACAAGCTGCAGAAG GCCGGGACGGGATGACTCTGTTTGGCCAGAGAAGCACCCCGAAGAAGCGCCGGAAGTCTCGAACGGCCTTTACCAATCACCAAATCTACGAGCTGGAGAAGCGCTTCTTGTACCAGAAATACCTGTCACCGGCTGACCGGGACCAGATAGCGCAGCAGCTCGGCCTGACGAACGCGCAGGTCATCACGTGGTTTCAGAACCGGAGGGCCAAGCTAAAACGGGACCTGGAGGAAATGAAGGCCGACGTGGAGTCTGCCAAGGCCGTCGGCCAGGTCCCCTTGGAGAAGCTCGCCAAGCTGGCGGACCTGGAGAAATGCGCCAACGGCACGCTGGGCCACCCGCGAGGGGAGTCCCCCGCGCGGGGAGGCCAGGAGCACGAGCTCGCTCAGAAACTGCGCTCATCGCCGCTGTCGCCATTCTCAGACCACACAACGAGTAAAGAGTGCTCGGAGGACGAGGACGTGGAGATTGATGTGGATGACTGA